CCTGGCAAATACTGGCGGCTTGATCAGTACTCAGGGGATGGTGCACCCTTCGAACATTGGTAACAACCGAAAAGAATTCGTATAGTATCTGAGAAGTTATGCAAACCTCTAACTGACCATCAAGCGCTTCACGAAGTACTCCTGCTGCTTTCTCTTGATGTGGAGATGCGTGATTATGAGCGTGGACAAAGATATTAGTATCAAGCAACATCTTCATAGATTTCTTCCCTTCTGAGAGTACCTTTGATTTTCCCAAGATTGGGTGGCGCATCAATTCGTTCTAGAATCCGATTAGTAGCTTCAGTAGATTTTAGAACAATCAACTTTACACCATCATCTGTTAGATGAAACCGAATAATATCTCCATCTCTCAACCTGAGTTTTTCACGAATCTCTCTCGGAACGTAGATTTTGTCCTTGTAGTACCTCGTCTCGTTCATTTCAACCTCACGATTACCCAATGTATTGGGTAATTATAACCTTTTGCAAGGAAATTGATAGATTACTAATTGCCCTGGAAATCACAATAAGCAGAGTTAACCAGTAAGGCATATGCTAACAGATAAGCAAAGCAAATGCTCGCCAAAGCATATTTGATAAGGGTGAAAATCGAAGTACAAATAAGTCAGAGTGAGTGGTTTCTAATCCAGTAGTGGACTACATGGAGCGCAGCAGAGCTATCAGGTATAAACAGAAGATTGCCTATATCCTTACTTGCCTTGATGAAATTGACAGCGCTATGCCCAAACCAGAAGGGATTGTGTTAAAGGGAATATACTATGACCTCAGTTTCGCGATTGATGCGGCAATGGATATGATTGCCATGCTTTGAAAGGATTTAGGAATAATGCCAAGGGGAGACTATGAGAATATCGAGAGCTTAGAAGCGAAAAGCATTCTGAATGCTGATTTGGCAGAGAGGTTAGCAAAGTGCAATGGACTAAGGAATGTCCTAGTTCATCAATGCAATGGAATAGATGAGAACTTGGTTGCGGAGGAACATATTACCAAGCATTGATGAAATTCGAGATAATTTGAGCTTCCTATCAGACAAAGGAGTTGTGCTTTTTGGTTCATACGCATCTGGAAAAGCTGGGCCTCAATCGGATATTGATGTAGCCATTGTTACACGTTTAGACGATCGAAAAGAAATGATGCAGATTAGAATTGAAGCTGCTGGAAAGGCTCCGGATTATTATGATATTCAAGTATTCGAAGCTCTTCTACTGATTCTACAAGGAGCCATAATAGAGAATTTCGTAGTTCTAATTGGCGATCCTCTTGAAATTGGAATGTATTTCTACCACATCAGAAAAATCTGGGATGATTACCGCCACAGGATTGAAGTTCCCACGATAGATGAAATTCGCAAAGGAATAGCAGAAAGCTAAGAGGGAATTTGGAAACAGCAACATATACTTCCTAGTAAACACGGAAAAAAGAGGGGGAATGAGACCCCCCTAAGACGATTCTACCAGCTATTTTGTTGCAGCGCTGAACGTACAGTCCTCAATTCTCACACTAGGAATGAATGTCGGTGTATTTACTTCCCACCAGTACACCTGCCTTCGATCATTCCCCAACGCGGAAATATTCGAGAACATCCGGAGAAGATTGTCGCTTATTCTCAGATTCTTGATAGGTTTCATTGCACCATTCTTGATGAGGAACATCGCATCCCGCGGAATACTCGAAAACTCGCCGCTTTGGTAATTCTGGAATCGCGTGTACCAATTGCTTGTAACGTATATAGCGGGGTCATTCCCTTCTATCAATTCTTCAAAAGAATGATCGCCATTATCGAAAACCAGATTCGTAGGAGCTGGCAAAAGCATCTTGGTTCCTCGACCCAGCGATACTGCATCCGAATTCCCGGTAGATTCTGTTTCATACATCCGAGCGGTACTCGTATTATGTATGAAGCTCTTTAGCACGCCGTCTCCAACAATTTCTGTTTCCTCTGTGGCTGTACCTTCCATATCGAATGTCTTGCTCGCCACTCCGCCTTCAACTTGAGGGGCATCTCGGACAGTAATAGATTCAGGAGCAATCTGCTCACCCATTTTGTCACCCAAGGGAGACATGCCTATGAGGACAAAGAATGGATTAGCAGCACCAGGAATATAGCCAATGAGATTCGCAGCAACAGTAGGACTGAAAATTACATCGTAAGTACCCGGCTCTCCTTGTTCCGCCCCTTCAGCCATTTTTGAAAGACGACCGGCTTTTCTGCCAGCGTTGACGAAATCATCTTCAGATTCGGAAGGGATGGTTCCGCATGTAAGACCTTGTCCGGAGTAGTCTAGTTCATCCTGAAAGGCGCGTATATTGAAATCATATTGCGTTCGTTTCTCATCTGCCTCGGGACCAAAACTGGACCGGAAGAAAATTGTTTCCTCTGAAAACTTGAGCGCTCCAGCCACTCGCTTGGCACCTTTAGCAAGAGCCGCATCTATGGCAGCATTGACATGCTCTGGCGCTTCCGCGGTGAAATCATCGATATTAGAATCATAGCAGCCAGACAATGATTCGTATTCCTGAGCACTATCCTCGACACCTGCAAAGAATTTCGACTCGGGGAGTCGTTTGATGAAAGTAATGGCATCATCAATGGTTTCTTTGACTTCAGCCTCGCCGGTTACGGAGCGATTGGTAAAACCAGTTTTAGCACCTTCAACTATAAGAAACAGATCAAGTTCAAGTTCTTCCCAGCGTTTGCTAATGTCAATGGCATTTTGCGAAAAGCGAATCTGAGAACCTGTTGAAATAGTTCCCCGAGCAAGGATGCCTTCAACCTTATCTTCTGCATAATCCACGGCTACGTCAACGTAATGCTTCAAGCGATCTATATCATGCATTAGCCAACACCTCCAAGCCGGATATTTCTGAATCGGATTTGCCCGCCTCCAGCATAAATCGGGACACCCTGCATCGGATCGCTTTTGCCGCACGTTCCAGGAAAGTCCAAGCTGAGTTCATCGGATACAGCGTCTACAGAGCTTAGCAAACCAACGCTTGTGGTCTCCAGAACGGGACGCTTAATCATTGTATCAGTAAGCTCTCCATCCTTTATCAGATACGCTTCAGAGCCCTTGTACTTGCTCTGATACCTCCTATCATCTATATTCCACTCAGCAAAGCTTCGCATGTACACGCCCAAATCCACATCCTCGATGAGCTCTTCAAAAGAATGGTCACCAGGTTCGAAATAGGTATTGCTCATTCGAATGATAGGCTCACGATTGAATCCGGAACAACGTGCAGCTCCATTCGAGCCCATGCCAAATTTGACTCCGAATTCTCGATTCAGGAGCGGCTCATTCGCAATTCCATCCTTGATGAGTTCGCGTTTGCGTGCCTTCACACCTTCATCATCGTAAAGGTAGTAGCCGCCAGTATTCGGAATTGTGGGGTCTTCAGAGACGTTTACAACCTCGGATCCTACCCTCGATTCACCAATATCTAGATCCCGCCAGAAACTCTCACCTGCCTGTGCCCCTTCTCTGCCCATGATTCGGTCACCTTCGCTAGGATGTCCGACATTCTCGTGGGCTATGATGCCGGCAACTTCATGACCAACCACCATGTCAATCTCTTGTTCCATCAGTTCAGGAACTTCTTCAGCTTCTTGAGCAGCACTCTTGAGCCGCTCGACTTTGTCCTTCAGATCGTCAACTAGGTTAGTCTCTTCAATCCGTTCCCAGCCGCCACATTTCGTTAAATCGAAGAATTTCTGTTCCGTTCCGACTTTGGCTTTTGCGGTCAGTATGGCACTAATCAGGATGAAACTCTTGAAGGCAGAGATTTTGCAGCCCTCATTTGTTACCAAGTACTTCTCATATTCTGTTGGTGTCATCATGAGAGTATATTGAGATAAGCCCTCCATCTGTTCATTAAGATCGTTGCAGACTTCCATGATGGTGTCATTATCAACATCTGAGACCCGTTGATCGACATCTATTCTCCATTCTGCTTCCGTGTCTACTGGCTCACCAAAATCAATGGGTTCCTTCCGATTCGCGTTCTTCGCCATTTTGTAAGCAGCCTCAATGACTTCCTTGGCTAGGCCTTTTTCCATTCTATCAAAGGATCCAAAACCTAAGCCACCATCGGCAAGAACTCTGACACCGATTCCCTCAGCGGGTTGAAATCCTCCAGCCATTGGTTCGCCGTTTCTGTAAGCAAAAGATCGCGACTGTTGATTGATATAGCGAGCTTCTACGTAACTGCAGCCGAGTTCAGTACCGTAATCTATACAGAATTCAGCCATATCCTTTCCGTTGTTCAAGATTCTCTCCACGAGAATTGTAGATTGGTTACTAGAAATAAAGACTCCGAATATCTTTTTTCGCATACTCTCCAGTTTAGATGTGAAATAATCAGCGATTTCTCACCAGTTTCCCAATGACGTAGATTCTATCCAGGAATCTTGACGCGTTCATAGATGATATTTAGAACCTCTGCAATTGCAAAAATTGTTATCACATAACCGATCGCGACGAAAATATAGACTTCTAGAATTCTGTAGGTAAAATGGGCAATTGCCCACCCTGCACTCAAAAAATCAAAGAAACCAATCAGAAGGCCAAGAGATGTCATTTTTGGCAGATATGTAGCCTCGTTTGACCAACCTGGAATCATTGTTCTAACTGCTTGCGGAATGACGATGTAGATTATCCCCTGTAGTTTGGTCATTCCAAGGGATCTCGCAGCTTCCATTTGCGTTCCCGCAACCCCCTCGATGGCACCCTTTATGTATCCTTCTTGGTAAGCACTACTATTCAACCCCAAAGCCAGGCACATTGCGGTGAAAGTATCAAATGCAAGAAAAGGATACTGCTCAATGAGACCTGAGGCGCCTCGGAGACCGAAATAGAGAATGAAGAGCTGAACTGTCAGGGGGGTGCCTCGGAATATCTCGACATAACCAGAAATAATAGTCTTGGAGATTCTCCCACCAAATACTTCAACAATAGATGCTGGAAATCCTATAACAAACCCCAAAAGCAAGGCAATACCAGCTACCTGAAGAGTATGAATATACCCTTCAATTAGCATATCTTGATAGATTGGATTTGTTAACCACTCAAACATTAGTACCCCTTCAGTATTTCCAAGAAGCTCTTGGCTCTCTTACTCTCCGGATTCTCGCTGAAATGCTGTGGTGTTCCCTGTTCAACTATCTGTCCATCTTCCAAGAACATCATTTCATCAGCCGCAGCCATAGCGAAGCCCATCTCATGAGTAACCAATATGATTGTTCGTCCTTCTTCTGATAGTTCGCCCATCACATCAAGAACTTCACCCGTGAGTTCGGGATCTAGCGACGAGGAGGGTTCATCAAAGATTATGAGTTCAGGATTCATTACAAGTGCTCTGGCTATCCCCACTCGTTGTTTCTGGCCCCCAGACAGCTCTGCTGGATAGTGGCTTGCATGAGTTTCAAGTCTCACATCCTCGAGTGCTTTCATAGCCCTTTCTTCTGCTTCTTCCTTCGAAAGACCCATTACCCTCCTCGGACCAATACTAACATTTCCTAAAGCTGTCAGATGATGAAACAGATTAATGTTCTGGAAGACATACCCTATCCTTGCTCGGATTTTATTCAGGTCAGTCGAAGCAGAAGTTATTTCGATATCACCAAGCCATATCTCTCCCTTTGTTGGTATCTGAAGCATGGCTATACACTTAACAAGTGTACTCTTTCCACTTCCACTAGGACCGAAAAGGACTTTGGTTTCACCCTTGGCTAAGTCAAAGGATACCCCTTTCACAGCAGTTATGTCGGGGTATTCCTTCCAAAGGTCTCGAACTTTCAGGACTATGTCACTCAATTCTATCCCTCATATACCTAATTCCTTTCTTTTTCTAGTTGCCCACCAGTTGAGAGCTCGTGATATTGGCAGAGTTAGGCACATATATAGAATGGCGGCCAGTACATATGCCCAAAGCACAGGAATTGCCGGATTGGCTCTCAGGTAATCTGCCCTCCTCATAAGCTCGGCAATACCTAGTATATAGGCAAAGGATGAATCCTTCAGCACAACAGCGTATTCGCTTGACCATCCTTGGAGAGATACGGTGAGGGCTTGGGGCAGTATAATCAATCGTATAGCTTCGCCTTTCGTGAGTCCAATTGACCTTGCTGCATCCATCTGTCCTGTACTCACAGTATCAATCGCGCTTCTGAATATTTCTGATTGGTAGGCTCCACTTCGTATTCCAAGCGAAAAAGATGCAGCAGGAAGTGGTTGGTTGAAAAATGGAATGAACAAACCCAATACAAAATACGTTATCAAAATCAATGCGAGAATTGGTATTCCTCTAAGGATCCGTTCATAGCCTCTTGCAATTGCTCGTATTTCACGCCCACCATAAACTCGGCCAATAGCGACGATAAACCCAATGCCAATGCCAATCACAAGGGCAATTATGCTTATAAGGAGAGTCTGGGGAATTCCTGGACCCAAGTAGAAAAGAATGTAAATCAATGAATCCAAGATAGTCATTCGAGTCCCCTTGTATTTCTCTTTTGATTAGATATAGATAATAAGTGTGTTGAAAATCAGAATTGCAATCAAAAAAAAAGATTGGGAGGGGAATTGAAATTCCCTATACGTCCCATTTTGCTCTCAATTCGTCTATTGTTCCATCAGCTATCATATCAGTTATTGCTGCATTCATCTTTTTGCAGAGCATATCAAAGTCTTCATGGAGTAGGATTCCATATGGCCTTCCGCTACCTCTGAAGACAATGGTCATTGCTGGTCCTAGCCAACTTGCCTTCTCAGAACCCTCAGCTATATCCTCAATAAAGGGTGCGTCCATGAAGGCACCATCAACTGGAACTGATGTTGAGTTCAATGCTGATACTATGGAGTCAGCCTTCTCGTAGGTTTCTATGTAGTCAGACAATCCCAAATTCAACATCCGTTCATGCTGGACGGTACCTGATTGAACAGCGATTGTGAAATCGTAG
The nucleotide sequence above comes from Candidatus Lokiarchaeota archaeon. Encoded proteins:
- a CDS encoding ABC transporter permease subunit (The N-terminal region of this protein, as described by TIGR01726, is a three transmembrane segment that identifies a subfamily of ABC transporter permease subunits, which specificities that include histidine, arginine, glutamine, glutamate, L-cystine (sic), the opines (in Agrobacterium) octopine and nopaline, etc.), which translates into the protein MFEWLTNPIYQDMLIEGYIHTLQVAGIALLLGFVIGFPASIVEVFGGRISKTIISGYVEIFRGTPLTVQLFILYFGLRGASGLIEQYPFLAFDTFTAMCLALGLNSSAYQEGYIKGAIEGVAGTQMEAARSLGMTKLQGIIYIVIPQAVRTMIPGWSNEATYLPKMTSLGLLIGFFDFLSAGWAIAHFTYRILEVYIFVAIGYVITIFAIAEVLNIIYERVKIPG
- a CDS encoding TldD/PmbA family protein encodes the protein MRKKIFGVFISSNQSTILVERILNNGKDMAEFCIDYGTELGCSYVEARYINQQSRSFAYRNGEPMAGGFQPAEGIGVRVLADGGLGFGSFDRMEKGLAKEVIEAAYKMAKNANRKEPIDFGEPVDTEAEWRIDVDQRVSDVDNDTIMEVCNDLNEQMEGLSQYTLMMTPTEYEKYLVTNEGCKISAFKSFILISAILTAKAKVGTEQKFFDLTKCGGWERIEETNLVDDLKDKVERLKSAAQEAEEVPELMEQEIDMVVGHEVAGIIAHENVGHPSEGDRIMGREGAQAGESFWRDLDIGESRVGSEVVNVSEDPTIPNTGGYYLYDDEGVKARKRELIKDGIANEPLLNREFGVKFGMGSNGAARCSGFNREPIIRMSNTYFEPGDHSFEELIEDVDLGVYMRSFAEWNIDDRRYQSKYKGSEAYLIKDGELTDTMIKRPVLETTSVGLLSSVDAVSDELSLDFPGTCGKSDPMQGVPIYAGGGQIRFRNIRLGGVG
- a CDS encoding DUF86 domain-containing protein, yielding MPRGDYENIESLEAKSILNADLAERLAKCNGLRNVLVHQCNGIDENLVAEEHITKH
- a CDS encoding ABC transporter permease subunit (The N-terminal region of this protein, as described by TIGR01726, is a three transmembrane segment that identifies a subfamily of ABC transporter permease subunits, which specificities that include histidine, arginine, glutamine, glutamate, L-cystine (sic), the opines (in Agrobacterium) octopine and nopaline, etc.), with translation MTILDSLIYILFYLGPGIPQTLLISIIALVIGIGIGFIVAIGRVYGGREIRAIARGYERILRGIPILALILITYFVLGLFIPFFNQPLPAASFSLGIRSGAYQSEIFRSAIDTVSTGQMDAARSIGLTKGEAIRLIILPQALTVSLQGWSSEYAVVLKDSSFAYILGIAELMRRADYLRANPAIPVLWAYVLAAILYMCLTLPISRALNWWATRKRKELGI
- a CDS encoding PIN domain-containing protein yields the protein MMRHPILGKSKVLSEGKKSMKMLLDTNIFVHAHNHASPHQEKAAGVLREALDGQLEVCITSQILYEFFSVVTNVRRVHHPLSTDQAASICQDLWISGAIEIIEPQITTPSLVFELTRKHGISGAELFDCVLAAIAKENHVKMLLTENVRDFEKYEFLTIRNPFE
- a CDS encoding DNA polymerase subunit beta codes for the protein MRTWLRRNILPSIDEIRDNLSFLSDKGVVLFGSYASGKAGPQSDIDVAIVTRLDDRKEMMQIRIEAAGKAPDYYDIQVFEALLLILQGAIIENFVVLIGDPLEIGMYFYHIRKIWDDYRHRIEVPTIDEIRKGIAES
- a CDS encoding ATP-binding cassette domain-containing protein, which codes for MELSDIVLKVRDLWKEYPDITAVKGVSFDLAKGETKVLFGPSGSGKSTLVKCIAMLQIPTKGEIWLGDIEITSASTDLNKIRARIGYVFQNINLFHHLTALGNVSIGPRRVMGLSKEEAEERAMKALEDVRLETHASHYPAELSGGQKQRVGIARALVMNPELIIFDEPSSSLDPELTGEVLDVMGELSEEGRTIILVTHEMGFAMAAADEMMFLEDGQIVEQGTPQHFSENPESKRAKSFLEILKGY